The Neurospora crassa OR74A linkage group IV, whole genome shotgun sequence genome has a segment encoding these proteins:
- a CDS encoding FAD monooxygenase, with translation MSAATTNGRANGISGINGTNGINGTNGTNGTNGTNGVKPKESKVDVLIVGAGPAGLMAAAWMAHCGISARIVEKRNTKIFTGQADGLNSRTIEIFDSLGFSDRVWKESNHMQEICMWNPNAEGVIHRSDRIPDTVVGISRYQQCVLNQSRIERWFIDNIKKYSSKNSNNAISVERGILPESLVIDESKVEDDDAYPVTVALRTLTEEEATPVQAATASKSAASDGLFRSNLVQDDDEADLLRKSQSRPGTKEIVHAKYVIGCDGARSWTRRALGLELEGEATDYIWGVMDIIPITDFPDIRHRCAVHSAENGSLMVIPRENRIVRLYIQLKEVVPDASGRADRSKITPDLIFRAAQKILAPYKLDYEYCDWWTAYQIGQRVGNSYDVHNRVFLAGDAVHTHSPKAGQGMNVSMQDTFNLGWKVALVLKGICKREILATYQSERRRIAQDLIEFDHKFSRLFSGRPAKDLVDAEGIDMEEFKRAFMRGNLFASGMQVDYGPSNLVVKSGNWRELGDRSEKSAKLLTKAKIADDKFAKKQALATGIPVGKRLASFKVVSQADARPWHLQERLKSDGRFRIVLFAGKILSPQQKARVDRFCAKLDAPESFLRRITPADKAIDSVIDVLTIHASPRKDTELLRDFPDILHPFDQHLGWDYTKVYADDVSYHEGFGNAYKNYGVDKEKGCVVVLRPDHYVAWVGDIDDFEDMESYFEGCMRLPAVSAAQDVGIVVETVSSVANKAVAQVRVSVRPVSE, from the exons ATGTCTGCAGCGACTACCAACGGCCGTGCCAATGGCATCAGCGGCATCAACGGTACCAACGGCATCAACGGTACCAACGGAACCAACGGCACCAACGGCACCAACGGCGTCAAGCCCAAGGAGTCCAAGGTTGATGT ACTCATTGTCGGTGCCGGCCCAGCAGGCCTTATGGCCGCCGCCTGGATGGCTCACTGCGGCATCAGCGCGCGCATCGTCGAGAAACGCAACACCAAGATCTTTACCGGCCAGGCCGACGGCCTCAACTCCCGGACCATCGAGATCTTTGACAGCCTGGGCTTCTCTGACCGCGTGTGGAAGGAATCCAACCACATGCAGGAGATTTGCATGTGGAATCCCAACGCCGAGGGCGTCATCCACCGCTCGGACCGCATCCCCGACACCGTCGTCGGCATCTCGCGCTACCAGCAGTGTGTCCTCAACCAGAGCCGCATCGAGCGCTGGTTCATTGACAACATCAAAAAGTACTCGTCAaaaaacagcaacaacgccATCTCGGTGGAGCGGGGCATCCTGCCCGAGTCACTGGTCATTGACGAGTCCAAGGTCGAGGATGACGACGCCTACCCGGTCACCGTCGCCCTCCGCACCTTgacagaggaggaagccaCGCCCGTGCAagccgccaccgcctccaAGTCCGCGGCGTCTGACGGTCTCTTCCGCAGCAACCTGGTGcaagatgacgacgaagccGATCTCCTCCGCAAGTCCCAGTCCCGGCCCGGCACCAAAGAGATCGTCCACGCCAAGTACGTCATCGGATGCGATGGTGCCCGCTCGTGGACACGCCGCGCGTTGGGCCTGGAGCTGGAAGGCGAGGCAACCGATTACATCTGGGGCGTCATGGACATTATCCCCATCACCGATTTCCCCGACATCCGCCACCGATGCGCCGTGCATTCGGCGGAGAATGGCTCGCTGATGGTCATCCCGCGTGAGAACCGCATAGTGCGGCTGTACATCCAACTGAAAGAAGTCGTTCCGGACGCCTCGGGGCGCGCCGACCGGTCCAAGATCACGCCCGACTTGATCTTCCGCGCCGCGCAAAAGATTCTCGCACCGTACAAGCTCGACTACGAGTACTGCGACTGGTGGACGGCGTACCAGATCGGCCAGCGCGTCGGCAACAGCTATGACGTGCACAACCGCGTGTTCCTGGCGGGCGATGCCGTGCACACGCACTCGCCCAAGGCCGGACAGGGCATGAACGTCTCGATGCAGGACACCTTCAACCTGGGCTGGAAGGTGGCCCTCGTCCTCAAGGGCATCTGCAAGCGCGAGATCCTGGCCACGTACCAGAGCGAGCGCCGCCGCATTGCCCAGGACCTGATCGAGTTCGACCACAAGTTCTCTCGCTTGTTCTCTGGCCGTCCCGCCAAGGACCTGGTGGACGCCGAGGGCATCGACATGGAGGAGTTCAAGCGCGCCTTTATGCGCGGCAACCTGTTTGCCTCGGGCATGCAAGTCGACTACGGGCCGAGCAATCTCGTCGTCAAGTCGGGCAACTGGCGCGAGCTAGGCGATCGCAGCGAAAAGAGCGCGAAGCTGCTCACCAAAGCCAAGATCGCCGACGACAAGTTTGCAAAGAAGCAGGCCCTTGCCACAGGAATACCCGTCGGCAAGCGTCTAGCCTCCTTCAAGGTCGTCAGCCAGGCGGACGCCAGGCCGTGGCACTTGCAGGAGCGGTTGAAGTCCGATGGAAGGTTCCGCATCGTGCTGTTCGCTGGTAAGATTCTCTCGCCGCAGCAGAAGGCGCGGGTGGACAGGTTCTGCGCCAAGCTGGACGCGCCCGAGAGCTTCCTGCGGAGGATCACGCCTGCGGACAAGGCCATTGACAGTGTCATTGATGTGCTCACGATCCATGCCAGCCCGAGAAAGGACACGGAGTTGTTGAGAGACTTTCCGGATATTTTGCATCCGTTTGATCAGCATCTGGGGTGGGATTACACCAAGGTGTATGCGGACGATGTCAGTTACCACGAAGGGTTTGGCAATGCTTACAAGAACTATGGCgtggacaaggagaagggatgTGTGGTCGTGCTGAGGCCGGATCACTATGTCGCGTGGGTGGGTGATATTGACGATTTTGAGGATATGGAGAGCTACTTTGAGGGATGCATGAGGTTGCCTGCTGTAAGTGCTGCGCAGGATGTTGGTATTGTCGTGGAGACGGTCAGCAGCGTGGCTAACAAGGCGGTTGCTCAGGTCAGAGTGTCTGTGAGACCGGTGTCCGAGTAG